Proteins from a genomic interval of Chelonoidis abingdonii isolate Lonesome George chromosome 7, CheloAbing_2.0, whole genome shotgun sequence:
- the SELE gene encoding E-selectin isoform X3 — MIGLWFLSVLTYGFMVLEEGYCWTYHYSEKNMTYYLAEEWCMKHYTNMVAIQNKEEIVYLNAFLPFNPSYYWIGIRKIDNEWTWVGTRKRLTEEAKNWAKGEPNNKKNNEDCVEIYIKREKDPGKWNDERCSKQKVALCYAASCNQSSCSGHGECVETINNHTCLCDAGFYGPECQHVVTCDQLKEPDQGTLECSHPLQNYSYNSSCEVQCAEGYESTGFEPVWCTSSGDWSAPTPACRVVQCDGLRAPAHGSLTCSPASGNFLWNSTCEFACEEGFVLKGSDRLQCGASGKWNGQQPECEVVQCDGLKAPAHGSVTCSPVSGNFLWNSTCEFACEEGFVLKGSDRLQCGASGKWNGQQPECEVVQCDGLKAPAHGSVTCSPASGNLLWNSTCEFACEEGFVLRGSDRLQCGASGEWDGQQAECEAVTCEAVTRPENGFVECTARHPEFTHNSACEFHCEEGYRLSGSPTIQCTAQGEWSEPFPKCEVAQCETLILPEKGSMNCSHLLGDFAYSTVCEFNCTEGWLLKGSNILQCGAAGNWTASQPTCEAPQVPEELLSYISVGIAATGASLLSTASFLVWLVKHLRRKAKKFTPASSCQSVNSENTFQSTAHLI, encoded by the exons ATGATTGGCCTGTGGTTCCTCTCTGTTCTCACTTACG GATTTATGGTGCTTGAGGAGGGCTATTGCTGGACATACCactattcagaaaaaaatatgacTTATTATCTTGCGGAGGAATGGTGTATGAAACACTATACAAATATGGTTGCCATTCAGAATAAGGAGGAAATTGTCTATCTGAATGCATTTTTACCCTTCAATCCAAGTTATTACTGGATTGGAATCAGAAAGATTGATAATGAGTGGACCTGGGTTGGAACAAGAAAACGGCTGACTGAAGAGGCTAAAAACTGGGCTAAGGGTgaaccaaacaacaaaaagaatAATGAGGACTGTGTTGAAATCTACATCAAAAGAGAGAAGGATCCAGGCAAATGGAATGATGAAAGATGCAGCAAACAGAAGGTTGCCTTGTGCTATGCAG CTTCCTGTAACCAGTCTTCCTGCAGTGGCCATGGTGAATGCGTGGAGACCATTAACAATCATACCTGCCTCTGTGATGCTGGATTCTATGGGCCTGAATGCCAGCATG TTGTGACTTGCGACCAATTAAAAGAACCCGATCAAGGGACACTGGAGTGCAGCCATCCACTGCAGAACTACAGCTACAACTCATCCTGTGAGGTTCAGTGTGCAGAAGGCTATGAATCAACTGGGTTTGAACCAGTTTGGTGTACCTCTTCCGGAGACTGGTCTGCACCCACTCCAGCATGTAGAG TTGTGCAATGTGATGGCTTAAGGGCTCCAGCTCATGGCTCCCTGACGTGTTCTCCTGCCTCTGGCAACTTTCTGTGGAATTCAACCTGTGAGTTTGCCTGTGAAGAAGGGTTCGTGTTGAAGGGATCAGACAGGCTGCAGTGTGGTGCTTCTGGAAAGTGGAATGGACAGCAGCCGGAATGTGAAG TTGTGCAGTGTGATGGCTTAAAGGCTCCTGCTCATGGCTCCGTGACGTGCTCTCCGGTCTCTGGGAACTTTCTGTGGAATTCAACCTGTGAGTTTGCCTGTGAAGAAGGGTTTGTGTTGAAGGGATCAGACAGGCTGCAGTGTGGTGCTTCTGGAAAGTGGAATGGACAGCAGCCGGAATGTGAAG TTGTGCAGTGTGATGGCTTAAAGGCTCCGGCTCATGGCTCCGTGACGTGTTCTCCAGCCTCTGGGAACTTACTGTGGAATTCCACCTGTGAGTTTGCCTGTGAAGAAGGGTTTGTGTTGAGGGGATCAGACAGGCTGCAGTGCGGCGCTTCTGGAGAGTGGGATGGACAGCAGGCAGAATGCGAAG CTGTGACGTGTGAAGCAGTGACCAGGCCTGAAAATGGCTTTGTGGAGTGTACTGCCCGTCATCCAGAATTCACCCACAACTCAGCCTGTGAGTTCCATTGTGAGGAGGGCTACAGATTAAGTGGATCACCCACGATTCAGTGCACAGCGCAGGGAGAATGGTCAGAGCCCTTCCCAAAGTGTGAAG TTGCACAGTGTGAAACCCTGATACTCCCTGAGAAGGGCTCCATGAATTGTTCACACCTTCTTGGGGATTTTGCATACAGCACAGTTTGCGAGTTTAACTGTACAGAGGGATGGTTGCTAAAAGGCTCTAACATACTTCAGTGTGGtgctgcagggaactggactgcAAGTCAGCCGACATGCGAAG CTCCCCAAGTGCCTGAAGAACTGCTCAGTTACATCTCTGTTGGAATAGCAGCCACTGGAGCCTCACTCCTGTCGACAGCATCATTCCTCGTTTGGCTTGTAAAGCACCTTCGAAGGAAAG cAAAGAAATTTACTCCTGCCAG CAGCTGCCAGAGTGTCAATTCAGAGAATACCTTCCAAAGCACTGCTCATCTAATCTAA
- the SELE gene encoding E-selectin isoform X1 — MIGLWFLSVLTYGFMVLEEGYCWTYHYSEKNMTYYLAEEWCMKHYTNMVAIQNKEEIVYLNAFLPFNPSYYWIGIRKIDNEWTWVGTRKRLTEEAKNWAKGEPNNKKNNEDCVEIYIKREKDPGKWNDERCSKQKVALCYAASCNQSSCSGHGECVETINNHTCLCDAGFYGPECQHVVTCDQLKEPDQGTLECSHPLQNYSYNSSCEVQCAEGYESTGFEPVWCTSSGDWSAPTPACRVVQCDGLRAPAHGSLTCSPASGNFLWNSTCEFACEEGFVLKGSDRLQCGASGKWNGQQPECEVVQCDGLKAPAHGSMTCSPASGNFLWNSTCEFACEEGFVLRGSDKLQCSASGEWDGQQPECEVVQCDGLKAPAHGSVTCSPVSGNFLWNSTCEFACEEGFVLKGSDRLQCGASGKWNGQQPECEVVQCDGLKAPAHGSVTCSPASGNLLWNSTCEFACEEGFVLRGSDRLQCGASGEWDGQQAECEAVTCEAVTRPENGFVECTARHPEFTHNSACEFHCEEGYRLSGSPTIQCTAQGEWSEPFPKCEVAQCETLILPEKGSMNCSHLLGDFAYSTVCEFNCTEGWLLKGSNILQCGAAGNWTASQPTCEAPQVPEELLSYISVGIAATGASLLSTASFLVWLVKHLRRKAKKFTPASSCQSVNSENTFQSTAHLI, encoded by the exons ATGATTGGCCTGTGGTTCCTCTCTGTTCTCACTTACG GATTTATGGTGCTTGAGGAGGGCTATTGCTGGACATACCactattcagaaaaaaatatgacTTATTATCTTGCGGAGGAATGGTGTATGAAACACTATACAAATATGGTTGCCATTCAGAATAAGGAGGAAATTGTCTATCTGAATGCATTTTTACCCTTCAATCCAAGTTATTACTGGATTGGAATCAGAAAGATTGATAATGAGTGGACCTGGGTTGGAACAAGAAAACGGCTGACTGAAGAGGCTAAAAACTGGGCTAAGGGTgaaccaaacaacaaaaagaatAATGAGGACTGTGTTGAAATCTACATCAAAAGAGAGAAGGATCCAGGCAAATGGAATGATGAAAGATGCAGCAAACAGAAGGTTGCCTTGTGCTATGCAG CTTCCTGTAACCAGTCTTCCTGCAGTGGCCATGGTGAATGCGTGGAGACCATTAACAATCATACCTGCCTCTGTGATGCTGGATTCTATGGGCCTGAATGCCAGCATG TTGTGACTTGCGACCAATTAAAAGAACCCGATCAAGGGACACTGGAGTGCAGCCATCCACTGCAGAACTACAGCTACAACTCATCCTGTGAGGTTCAGTGTGCAGAAGGCTATGAATCAACTGGGTTTGAACCAGTTTGGTGTACCTCTTCCGGAGACTGGTCTGCACCCACTCCAGCATGTAGAG TTGTGCAATGTGATGGCTTAAGGGCTCCAGCTCATGGCTCCCTGACGTGTTCTCCTGCCTCTGGCAACTTTCTGTGGAATTCAACCTGTGAGTTTGCCTGTGAAGAAGGGTTCGTGTTGAAGGGATCAGACAGGCTGCAGTGTGGTGCTTCTGGAAAGTGGAATGGACAGCAGCCGGAATGTGAAG TTGTGCAGTGTGATGGCTTAAAGGCTCCGGCTCATGGCTCCATGACGTGCTCTCCGGCCTCTGGGAACTTTCTGTGGAATTCCACCTGTGAGTTTGCCTGTGAAGAAGGGTTTGTGTTGAGGGGATCAGACAAGCTGCAGTGCAGTGCTTCTGGAGAGTGGGATGGACAGCAGCCAGAATGCGAAG TTGTGCAGTGTGATGGCTTAAAGGCTCCTGCTCATGGCTCCGTGACGTGCTCTCCGGTCTCTGGGAACTTTCTGTGGAATTCAACCTGTGAGTTTGCCTGTGAAGAAGGGTTTGTGTTGAAGGGATCAGACAGGCTGCAGTGTGGTGCTTCTGGAAAGTGGAATGGACAGCAGCCGGAATGTGAAG TTGTGCAGTGTGATGGCTTAAAGGCTCCGGCTCATGGCTCCGTGACGTGTTCTCCAGCCTCTGGGAACTTACTGTGGAATTCCACCTGTGAGTTTGCCTGTGAAGAAGGGTTTGTGTTGAGGGGATCAGACAGGCTGCAGTGCGGCGCTTCTGGAGAGTGGGATGGACAGCAGGCAGAATGCGAAG CTGTGACGTGTGAAGCAGTGACCAGGCCTGAAAATGGCTTTGTGGAGTGTACTGCCCGTCATCCAGAATTCACCCACAACTCAGCCTGTGAGTTCCATTGTGAGGAGGGCTACAGATTAAGTGGATCACCCACGATTCAGTGCACAGCGCAGGGAGAATGGTCAGAGCCCTTCCCAAAGTGTGAAG TTGCACAGTGTGAAACCCTGATACTCCCTGAGAAGGGCTCCATGAATTGTTCACACCTTCTTGGGGATTTTGCATACAGCACAGTTTGCGAGTTTAACTGTACAGAGGGATGGTTGCTAAAAGGCTCTAACATACTTCAGTGTGGtgctgcagggaactggactgcAAGTCAGCCGACATGCGAAG CTCCCCAAGTGCCTGAAGAACTGCTCAGTTACATCTCTGTTGGAATAGCAGCCACTGGAGCCTCACTCCTGTCGACAGCATCATTCCTCGTTTGGCTTGTAAAGCACCTTCGAAGGAAAG cAAAGAAATTTACTCCTGCCAG CAGCTGCCAGAGTGTCAATTCAGAGAATACCTTCCAAAGCACTGCTCATCTAATCTAA
- the SELE gene encoding E-selectin isoform X4, which yields MIGLWFLSVLTYGFMVLEEGYCWTYHYSEKNMTYYLAEEWCMKHYTNMVAIQNKEEIVYLNAFLPFNPSYYWIGIRKIDNEWTWVGTRKRLTEEAKNWAKGEPNNKKNNEDCVEIYIKREKDPGKWNDERCSKQKVALCYAASCNQSSCSGHGECVETINNHTCLCDAGFYGPECQHVVTCDQLKEPDQGTLECSHPLQNYSYNSSCEVQCAEGYESTGFEPVWCTSSGDWSAPTPACRVVQCDGLRAPAHGSLTCSPASGNFLWNSTCEFACEEGFVLKGSDRLQCGASGKWNGQQPECEVVQCDGLKAPAHGSMTCSPASGNFLWNSTCEFACEEGFVLRGSDKLQCSASGEWDGQQPECEVVQCDGLKAPAHGSVTCSPVSGNFLWNSTCEFACEEGFVLKGSDRLQCGASGKWNGQQPECEAVTCEAVTRPENGFVECTARHPEFTHNSACEFHCEEGYRLSGSPTIQCTAQGEWSEPFPKCEVAQCETLILPEKGSMNCSHLLGDFAYSTVCEFNCTEGWLLKGSNILQCGAAGNWTASQPTCEAPQVPEELLSYISVGIAATGASLLSTASFLVWLVKHLRRKAKKFTPASSCQSVNSENTFQSTAHLI from the exons ATGATTGGCCTGTGGTTCCTCTCTGTTCTCACTTACG GATTTATGGTGCTTGAGGAGGGCTATTGCTGGACATACCactattcagaaaaaaatatgacTTATTATCTTGCGGAGGAATGGTGTATGAAACACTATACAAATATGGTTGCCATTCAGAATAAGGAGGAAATTGTCTATCTGAATGCATTTTTACCCTTCAATCCAAGTTATTACTGGATTGGAATCAGAAAGATTGATAATGAGTGGACCTGGGTTGGAACAAGAAAACGGCTGACTGAAGAGGCTAAAAACTGGGCTAAGGGTgaaccaaacaacaaaaagaatAATGAGGACTGTGTTGAAATCTACATCAAAAGAGAGAAGGATCCAGGCAAATGGAATGATGAAAGATGCAGCAAACAGAAGGTTGCCTTGTGCTATGCAG CTTCCTGTAACCAGTCTTCCTGCAGTGGCCATGGTGAATGCGTGGAGACCATTAACAATCATACCTGCCTCTGTGATGCTGGATTCTATGGGCCTGAATGCCAGCATG TTGTGACTTGCGACCAATTAAAAGAACCCGATCAAGGGACACTGGAGTGCAGCCATCCACTGCAGAACTACAGCTACAACTCATCCTGTGAGGTTCAGTGTGCAGAAGGCTATGAATCAACTGGGTTTGAACCAGTTTGGTGTACCTCTTCCGGAGACTGGTCTGCACCCACTCCAGCATGTAGAG TTGTGCAATGTGATGGCTTAAGGGCTCCAGCTCATGGCTCCCTGACGTGTTCTCCTGCCTCTGGCAACTTTCTGTGGAATTCAACCTGTGAGTTTGCCTGTGAAGAAGGGTTCGTGTTGAAGGGATCAGACAGGCTGCAGTGTGGTGCTTCTGGAAAGTGGAATGGACAGCAGCCGGAATGTGAAG TTGTGCAGTGTGATGGCTTAAAGGCTCCGGCTCATGGCTCCATGACGTGCTCTCCGGCCTCTGGGAACTTTCTGTGGAATTCCACCTGTGAGTTTGCCTGTGAAGAAGGGTTTGTGTTGAGGGGATCAGACAAGCTGCAGTGCAGTGCTTCTGGAGAGTGGGATGGACAGCAGCCAGAATGCGAAG TTGTGCAGTGTGATGGCTTAAAGGCTCCTGCTCATGGCTCCGTGACGTGCTCTCCGGTCTCTGGGAACTTTCTGTGGAATTCAACCTGTGAGTTTGCCTGTGAAGAAGGGTTTGTGTTGAAGGGATCAGACAGGCTGCAGTGTGGTGCTTCTGGAAAGTGGAATGGACAGCAGCCGGAATGTGAAG CTGTGACGTGTGAAGCAGTGACCAGGCCTGAAAATGGCTTTGTGGAGTGTACTGCCCGTCATCCAGAATTCACCCACAACTCAGCCTGTGAGTTCCATTGTGAGGAGGGCTACAGATTAAGTGGATCACCCACGATTCAGTGCACAGCGCAGGGAGAATGGTCAGAGCCCTTCCCAAAGTGTGAAG TTGCACAGTGTGAAACCCTGATACTCCCTGAGAAGGGCTCCATGAATTGTTCACACCTTCTTGGGGATTTTGCATACAGCACAGTTTGCGAGTTTAACTGTACAGAGGGATGGTTGCTAAAAGGCTCTAACATACTTCAGTGTGGtgctgcagggaactggactgcAAGTCAGCCGACATGCGAAG CTCCCCAAGTGCCTGAAGAACTGCTCAGTTACATCTCTGTTGGAATAGCAGCCACTGGAGCCTCACTCCTGTCGACAGCATCATTCCTCGTTTGGCTTGTAAAGCACCTTCGAAGGAAAG cAAAGAAATTTACTCCTGCCAG CAGCTGCCAGAGTGTCAATTCAGAGAATACCTTCCAAAGCACTGCTCATCTAATCTAA
- the SELE gene encoding E-selectin isoform X2, translated as MIGLWFLSVLTYGFMVLEEGYCWTYHYSEKNMTYYLAEEWCMKHYTNMVAIQNKEEIVYLNAFLPFNPSYYWIGIRKIDNEWTWVGTRKRLTEEAKNWAKGEPNNKKNNEDCVEIYIKREKDPGKWNDERCSKQKVALCYAASCNQSSCSGHGECVETINNHTCLCDAGFYGPECQHVVTCDQLKEPDQGTLECSHPLQNYSYNSSCEVQCAEGYESTGFEPVWCTSSGDWSAPTPACRVVQCDGLKAPAHGSMTCSPASGNFLWNSTCEFACEEGFVLRGSDKLQCSASGEWDGQQPECEVVQCDGLKAPAHGSVTCSPVSGNFLWNSTCEFACEEGFVLKGSDRLQCGASGKWNGQQPECEVVQCDGLKAPAHGSVTCSPASGNLLWNSTCEFACEEGFVLRGSDRLQCGASGEWDGQQAECEAVTCEAVTRPENGFVECTARHPEFTHNSACEFHCEEGYRLSGSPTIQCTAQGEWSEPFPKCEVAQCETLILPEKGSMNCSHLLGDFAYSTVCEFNCTEGWLLKGSNILQCGAAGNWTASQPTCEAPQVPEELLSYISVGIAATGASLLSTASFLVWLVKHLRRKAKKFTPASSCQSVNSENTFQSTAHLI; from the exons ATGATTGGCCTGTGGTTCCTCTCTGTTCTCACTTACG GATTTATGGTGCTTGAGGAGGGCTATTGCTGGACATACCactattcagaaaaaaatatgacTTATTATCTTGCGGAGGAATGGTGTATGAAACACTATACAAATATGGTTGCCATTCAGAATAAGGAGGAAATTGTCTATCTGAATGCATTTTTACCCTTCAATCCAAGTTATTACTGGATTGGAATCAGAAAGATTGATAATGAGTGGACCTGGGTTGGAACAAGAAAACGGCTGACTGAAGAGGCTAAAAACTGGGCTAAGGGTgaaccaaacaacaaaaagaatAATGAGGACTGTGTTGAAATCTACATCAAAAGAGAGAAGGATCCAGGCAAATGGAATGATGAAAGATGCAGCAAACAGAAGGTTGCCTTGTGCTATGCAG CTTCCTGTAACCAGTCTTCCTGCAGTGGCCATGGTGAATGCGTGGAGACCATTAACAATCATACCTGCCTCTGTGATGCTGGATTCTATGGGCCTGAATGCCAGCATG TTGTGACTTGCGACCAATTAAAAGAACCCGATCAAGGGACACTGGAGTGCAGCCATCCACTGCAGAACTACAGCTACAACTCATCCTGTGAGGTTCAGTGTGCAGAAGGCTATGAATCAACTGGGTTTGAACCAGTTTGGTGTACCTCTTCCGGAGACTGGTCTGCACCCACTCCAGCATGTAGAG TTGTGCAGTGTGATGGCTTAAAGGCTCCGGCTCATGGCTCCATGACGTGCTCTCCGGCCTCTGGGAACTTTCTGTGGAATTCCACCTGTGAGTTTGCCTGTGAAGAAGGGTTTGTGTTGAGGGGATCAGACAAGCTGCAGTGCAGTGCTTCTGGAGAGTGGGATGGACAGCAGCCAGAATGCGAAG TTGTGCAGTGTGATGGCTTAAAGGCTCCTGCTCATGGCTCCGTGACGTGCTCTCCGGTCTCTGGGAACTTTCTGTGGAATTCAACCTGTGAGTTTGCCTGTGAAGAAGGGTTTGTGTTGAAGGGATCAGACAGGCTGCAGTGTGGTGCTTCTGGAAAGTGGAATGGACAGCAGCCGGAATGTGAAG TTGTGCAGTGTGATGGCTTAAAGGCTCCGGCTCATGGCTCCGTGACGTGTTCTCCAGCCTCTGGGAACTTACTGTGGAATTCCACCTGTGAGTTTGCCTGTGAAGAAGGGTTTGTGTTGAGGGGATCAGACAGGCTGCAGTGCGGCGCTTCTGGAGAGTGGGATGGACAGCAGGCAGAATGCGAAG CTGTGACGTGTGAAGCAGTGACCAGGCCTGAAAATGGCTTTGTGGAGTGTACTGCCCGTCATCCAGAATTCACCCACAACTCAGCCTGTGAGTTCCATTGTGAGGAGGGCTACAGATTAAGTGGATCACCCACGATTCAGTGCACAGCGCAGGGAGAATGGTCAGAGCCCTTCCCAAAGTGTGAAG TTGCACAGTGTGAAACCCTGATACTCCCTGAGAAGGGCTCCATGAATTGTTCACACCTTCTTGGGGATTTTGCATACAGCACAGTTTGCGAGTTTAACTGTACAGAGGGATGGTTGCTAAAAGGCTCTAACATACTTCAGTGTGGtgctgcagggaactggactgcAAGTCAGCCGACATGCGAAG CTCCCCAAGTGCCTGAAGAACTGCTCAGTTACATCTCTGTTGGAATAGCAGCCACTGGAGCCTCACTCCTGTCGACAGCATCATTCCTCGTTTGGCTTGTAAAGCACCTTCGAAGGAAAG cAAAGAAATTTACTCCTGCCAG CAGCTGCCAGAGTGTCAATTCAGAGAATACCTTCCAAAGCACTGCTCATCTAATCTAA
- the SELE gene encoding E-selectin isoform X7, giving the protein MIGLWFLSVLTYGFMVLEEGYCWTYHYSEKNMTYYLAEEWCMKHYTNMVAIQNKEEIVYLNAFLPFNPSYYWIGIRKIDNEWTWVGTRKRLTEEAKNWAKGEPNNKKNNEDCVEIYIKREKDPGKWNDERCSKQKVALCYAASCNQSSCSGHGECVETINNHTCLCDAGFYGPECQHVVTCDQLKEPDQGTLECSHPLQNYSYNSSCEVQCAEGYESTGFEPVWCTSSGDWSAPTPACRVVQCDGLKAPAHGSMTCSPASGNFLWNSTCEFACEEGFVLRGSDKLQCSASGEWDGQQPECEVVQCDGLKAPAHGSVTCSPVSGNFLWNSTCEFACEEGFVLKGSDRLQCGASGKWNGQQPECEAVTCEAVTRPENGFVECTARHPEFTHNSACEFHCEEGYRLSGSPTIQCTAQGEWSEPFPKCEVAQCETLILPEKGSMNCSHLLGDFAYSTVCEFNCTEGWLLKGSNILQCGAAGNWTASQPTCEAPQVPEELLSYISVGIAATGASLLSTASFLVWLVKHLRRKAKKFTPASSCQSVNSENTFQSTAHLI; this is encoded by the exons ATGATTGGCCTGTGGTTCCTCTCTGTTCTCACTTACG GATTTATGGTGCTTGAGGAGGGCTATTGCTGGACATACCactattcagaaaaaaatatgacTTATTATCTTGCGGAGGAATGGTGTATGAAACACTATACAAATATGGTTGCCATTCAGAATAAGGAGGAAATTGTCTATCTGAATGCATTTTTACCCTTCAATCCAAGTTATTACTGGATTGGAATCAGAAAGATTGATAATGAGTGGACCTGGGTTGGAACAAGAAAACGGCTGACTGAAGAGGCTAAAAACTGGGCTAAGGGTgaaccaaacaacaaaaagaatAATGAGGACTGTGTTGAAATCTACATCAAAAGAGAGAAGGATCCAGGCAAATGGAATGATGAAAGATGCAGCAAACAGAAGGTTGCCTTGTGCTATGCAG CTTCCTGTAACCAGTCTTCCTGCAGTGGCCATGGTGAATGCGTGGAGACCATTAACAATCATACCTGCCTCTGTGATGCTGGATTCTATGGGCCTGAATGCCAGCATG TTGTGACTTGCGACCAATTAAAAGAACCCGATCAAGGGACACTGGAGTGCAGCCATCCACTGCAGAACTACAGCTACAACTCATCCTGTGAGGTTCAGTGTGCAGAAGGCTATGAATCAACTGGGTTTGAACCAGTTTGGTGTACCTCTTCCGGAGACTGGTCTGCACCCACTCCAGCATGTAGAG TTGTGCAGTGTGATGGCTTAAAGGCTCCGGCTCATGGCTCCATGACGTGCTCTCCGGCCTCTGGGAACTTTCTGTGGAATTCCACCTGTGAGTTTGCCTGTGAAGAAGGGTTTGTGTTGAGGGGATCAGACAAGCTGCAGTGCAGTGCTTCTGGAGAGTGGGATGGACAGCAGCCAGAATGCGAAG TTGTGCAGTGTGATGGCTTAAAGGCTCCTGCTCATGGCTCCGTGACGTGCTCTCCGGTCTCTGGGAACTTTCTGTGGAATTCAACCTGTGAGTTTGCCTGTGAAGAAGGGTTTGTGTTGAAGGGATCAGACAGGCTGCAGTGTGGTGCTTCTGGAAAGTGGAATGGACAGCAGCCGGAATGTGAAG CTGTGACGTGTGAAGCAGTGACCAGGCCTGAAAATGGCTTTGTGGAGTGTACTGCCCGTCATCCAGAATTCACCCACAACTCAGCCTGTGAGTTCCATTGTGAGGAGGGCTACAGATTAAGTGGATCACCCACGATTCAGTGCACAGCGCAGGGAGAATGGTCAGAGCCCTTCCCAAAGTGTGAAG TTGCACAGTGTGAAACCCTGATACTCCCTGAGAAGGGCTCCATGAATTGTTCACACCTTCTTGGGGATTTTGCATACAGCACAGTTTGCGAGTTTAACTGTACAGAGGGATGGTTGCTAAAAGGCTCTAACATACTTCAGTGTGGtgctgcagggaactggactgcAAGTCAGCCGACATGCGAAG CTCCCCAAGTGCCTGAAGAACTGCTCAGTTACATCTCTGTTGGAATAGCAGCCACTGGAGCCTCACTCCTGTCGACAGCATCATTCCTCGTTTGGCTTGTAAAGCACCTTCGAAGGAAAG cAAAGAAATTTACTCCTGCCAG CAGCTGCCAGAGTGTCAATTCAGAGAATACCTTCCAAAGCACTGCTCATCTAATCTAA